The Pan paniscus chromosome 22, NHGRI_mPanPan1-v2.0_pri, whole genome shotgun sequence genome has a segment encoding these proteins:
- the LOC100974663 gene encoding LOW QUALITY PROTEIN: farnesyl pyrophosphate synthase-like (The sequence of the model RefSeq protein was modified relative to this genomic sequence to represent the inferred CDS: inserted 1 base in 1 codon; substituted 1 base at 1 genomic stop codon) codes for MIRAGTRIQEQSPLLLPQNGDQKSDIYAQEKQDFIRHFSQIFRVLTEDETGHPQTGDAIAQLKDVLEYNASGGKYQQALRVLVAFRKLIEPREQDADGLXRAXAVGCCVKLLQTFFLVAGDITDSPLTQRGQICWYQKPGVGLDAISDAVLLEAYIYRLLKRYCREQPCYLNLMKLFLQSSYQTETGRTLDLIYAPNSNSFRVPLTCRRLLPHQSFGVAKARTFGVT; via the exons ATGATAAGAGCAGGAACCCGTATCCAGGAACAGAGCCCTTTGCTCCTCCCTCAGAATGGAGACCAGAAATCAGATATTTATGCCCAAGAAAAGCAGGATTTCATTCGGCACTTCTCCCAGATCTTTAGAGTGCTGACTGAGGATGAGACGGGGCACCCACAGACAGGAGATGCTATTGCCCAGCTCAAGGACGTCCTGGAGTACAACGCCAGTGGAGGCAAGTATCAGCAGGCTTTGAGAGTGCTAGTAGCTTTCAGGAAGCTGATAGAGCCAAGGGAACAGGATGCTGACGGTCTCTAGCGGG CTGCTGTGGGATGCTGTGTGAAACTGCTGCAAACTTTCTTCCTGGTGGCAGGTGACATCACAGATTCACCTCTCACCCAACGGGGACAGATCTGCTGGTATCAGAAGCCAGGCGTAGGTTTGGATGCCATCAGTGATGCTGTCCTTCTGGAAGCATATATCTACCGCCTGCTGAAGCGCTATTGCCGGGAGCAGCCCTGTTACCTGAACCTGATGAAGCTCTTCCTGCAGAGTTCCTATCAGACTGAGACTGGGCGGA CTTTGGACCTTATCTATGCTCCCAATTCCAATTCCTT tcGTGTCCCTCTCACCTGCCGCAGGCTGCTGCCACACCAGTCCTTTGGCGTTGCTAAGGCAAGAACCTTTGGCGTTACATAA